Proteins encoded by one window of Amaranthus tricolor cultivar Red isolate AtriRed21 chromosome 4, ASM2621246v1, whole genome shotgun sequence:
- the LOC130810103 gene encoding uncharacterized protein LOC130810103, with protein MFIHRQNTTFEVFRSKVNDIIGCDRNSFMLKMEMKYPVAGKIVLFSVKNDESISALAYAVSQALGTAMLIYVEMVANFGNAREVMTSMELPELGPSVRHDTFAEILTNPNYISEHLNEITSPTHSHAIGCGVLNTFSMTHLGRRIANEVDSLSQEDDHIDSDSEQDDEKRESLDAAIRDAAPSQDWLRINEIDQRLIDV; from the coding sequence atgtttatccatcgtcagaaTACTACTTTTGAGGTATTTCGTAGCAAAGTCAATGAtataattggttgtgatcgcaactcttttatgttaaaaatggagatgaaatatccgGTGGCTGGGAAAATTGTGTTATTCTCGGTCAAGAATGAcgaaagcataagtgctcttgcttatgcagTATCACAAGCTCTAGGAACGGCAATGCTGATTTATGTAGAAATGGTTGCAAATTTCggtaatgcgagggaagtcatgactagcatggaacttccagaattaggtcctagtgtacgccatgatacattcgCAGAAATTTTAACAAACCCAAATTACATTAGTGAGCACTTAAATGAGATTACTTCTCCAACTCACTCACATGCCATTGGTTGTGGTGTATTGAACACCTTCTCCATGACTCACTTAGGTAGGCGTATTGCcaacgaggttgactctttatCTCAGGAGGATGatcatattgattctgattcagagcAGGATGATGAAAAAAGAGAATCTCTAGACGCAGCGATTAGAGATGCtgctccatctcaagactgGCTTAGAATTAATGAgattgatcaaagattgattgatgtGTAA
- the LOC130810104 gene encoding protein GIGANTEA codes for MERSSERWIDGLQFSSLFWPAPQEAQQRKAQITAYVEYFGQFISEQFPEDIGELIRNRYPSIEKRLFDDVLATFVLHHPEHGHTVVLPIISIIIDGTLVYDKDRPPFASFISLFCPNDENEYSEQWALACGEILRILTHYNRPIYKVERQKSSEGCTSSKDHASCSNGSSVESSHGSSGQSERRPSRPLSPWITDILLAAPLGIKSDYFRWCGGVMGRYAAGELKPPMIASSRGNGKHPQLMPSTPRWAVANGAGVILSVCDEEVTRYETASLTAVAVPALLLPPPTTALDEHLVAGLPAIEPYARLFHRYYAIATPSATQRLLLGLLEAPPSWAPDALDAAVQLVELLRAAEDYATGMRLPRNWMHLHFLRAIGIAMSMREGIAADAAAALLFRILSQPALLFPPLRQVEGVDVQHEPLGGYISCYRKQIEMPAAEATIEATAQGIASMLCAHGPEVEWRICTIWEAAYGLIPLSSSAVDLPEIIVATPLQPPLLSWNLYIPLLKVLEYLPRGSPSEACLTKIFVATVEAVLQRTFPFESSSEENRRSRYNSEAGPASKNLAVAELRTMVHSLFLESCATVELASRLLFVVLTVCVSHEAHTNGKTSRVEDHYAGSSSKYLRSSQSSASSSKDSKRQRESKSKKVKKQGPVVTFDSYVLAAVCALACELQLFPLVVSVSNPSSSKNSEEIAKPVKLNGSSHDFKDGIDSAIRHTRRILAILEALFSLKPSTIGTSWGYSSNEIVAAAMVAAHISELFRRSKACMNALSVLMRCKWDNEIHNRASSLYNLIDIHSKTVASIAHKAEPLEAHLSHTPVWRDSTVTNGRTPNESTTNLCFLSEVPSALSCDNPSRSKNLPNGGKSVYSTGDAVNTAGKRVASFQFDASDLAQFLTMDRHIGFNCSVQIFLQSVLEEKQELCFSVVSLLWHKLIASPETQPSAESTSAQQGWRQVVDALCNVVSASPAKAAAAIVLQAERELQPWIAKDDDQGQKMWKVNQRIVKLMVELMRNSDTPESLVILTSASDLLLRATDGMLVDGEACTLPQLELLEATARAVQTVLKWGESGLAVADGLSNLLKCRLPATVTCLSHPSAHVRALSTSVLRDIQQNGSIKLSFKQENKSGIHGSPFQYLHLGIIDWHADIERCLTWEAHSRLSRAKTIEYLDMAAKELGCTITV; via the exons ATGGAGCGTTCGTCTGAGAGGTGGATTGATGGCCTTCAGTTCTCCTCTTTATTTTGGCCAGCTCCACAAGAAGCACAGCAGAGGAAG GCTCAAATTACGGCTTATGTTGAATACTTTGGACAATTTATATCAGAACAATTTCCTGAAGATATTGGCGAG TTAATTCGGAACCGTTATCCGTCCATTGAAAAACGCCTTTTTGATGACGTCCTTG CTACATTTGTTCTCCACCATCCAGAGCATGGCCACACTGTTGTTCTTCCTATCATTTCTATCATTATCGATGGCACACTAGTATATGATAAGGATAGGCCTCCTTTTGCGtctttcatttctttattctgTCCAAATGACGAG AACGAGTATTCTGAACAGTGGGCACTAGCATGTGGGGAGATTCTGCGAATATTGACTCACTATAATCGCCCAATCTACAAGGTTGAGCGCCAGAAAAGTTCAGAAGGCTGCACCAGCAGTAAAGATCATGCTTCTTGCAGCAATGGTTCAAGTGTCGAATCATCTCATGGCTCTTCTGGGCAAAGTGAACGAAGACCTTCAAGGCCTTTGTCCCCTTGGATCACTGACATATTGCTTGCAGCACCTCTTGGTATCAAAAGTGATTACTTTCGATG GTGCGGTGGAGTTATGGGAAGGTATGCCGCTGGAGAACTCAAGCCACCTATGATTG CTTCTTCTCGGGGTAATGGAAAGCATCCTCAGTTGATGCCATCGACTCCTCGTTGGGCTGTTGCAAATGGTGCTGGTGTTATATTAAGTGTCTGTGACGAGGAAGTTACCCGCTATGAGACCGCTAGTTTAACGGCAGTTGCTGTTCCTGCCCTTCTGCTTCCTCCTCCAACGACAGCTTTGGACGAGCATTTAGTTGCTGGTTTACCTGCAATTGAACCATATGCTAGATTATTCCATCG TTATTATGCTATAGCAACACCAAGTGCCACTCAGAGACTGTTGCTTGGACTTCTTGAAGCACCGCCATCGTGGGCTCCAGATGCACTTGATGCAGCCGTGCAACTTGTAGAACTTCTGCGGGCGGCTGAAGATTATGCAACTGGGATGAGA TTGCCAAGAAACTGGATGCACCTTCATTTTCTAAGAGCAATTGGTATTGCAATGTCTATGAGAGAAGGTATCGCAGCAGATGCAGCGGCGGCATTGTTGTTCCGTATACTATCTCAGCCTGCCTTGCTTTTTCCGCCATTGAGACAAGTCGAGGGGGTTGACGTCCAGCACGAACCTTTAGGCGGCTATATTTCATGCTACAGAAAGCAG ATAGAAATGCCGGCTGCCGAAGCTACTATTGAAGCTACTGCCCAGGGTATTGCATCAATGCTTTGTGCCCATGGTCCGGAGGTGGAATGGCGAATATGTACCATATGGGAAGCTGCTTATGGTCTGATACCGCTAAGTTCTTCAGCCGTTGATCTGCCTGAAATAATAGTTGCTACACCATTACAACCGCCTCTTTTATCATGGAACTTGTACATACCTCTCCTTAAAGTATTGGAGTACCTTCCTCGAGGAAGTCCATCCGAAGCATGTCTTACGAAAATATTTGTGGCCACTGTCGAAGCAGTTCTTCAAAGAACATTTCCATTCGAGTCTTCTTCGGAAGAAAATCGAAGATCAAGATACAATTCGGAAGCAGGCCCGGCATCCAAAAACCTTGCTGTGGCAGAGCTTCGCACCATGGTTCATTCATTGTTCTTGGAGTCATGTGCTACTGTAGAGCTCGCCTCACGATTGCTATTTGTCGTGTTAACTGTTTGTGTCAGTCATGAAGCCCACACAAACGGGAAAACTTCAAGGGTCGAGGATCACTATGCTGGAAGCTCTTCCAAATACTTGAGATCAAGTCAATCTAGTGCTTCAAGTTCGAAGGATTCGAAGAGACAAAGAGAATCGAAAAGTAAGAAAGTAAAAAAACAAGGTCCTGTTGTGACATTTGATTCTTACGTTCTAGCTGCTGTTTGTGCTCTAGCCTGTGAGCTTCAGCTTTTTCCTTTGGTTGTGAGTGTATCTAATCCTTCAAGTTCCAAAAATTCCGAGGAAATTGCAAAGCCCGTCAAATTAAATGGTTCATCTCATGATTTCAAGGATGGAATTGACTCTGCGATCCGTCATACTCGTAGAATTTTGGCAATTCTAGAAGCATTGTTTTCACTGAAACCATCAACCATCGGTACATCATGGGGCTACAGTTCTAATGAAATAGTTGCCGCTGCTATGGTTGCTGCCCATATTTCCGAACTTTTCAGGCGATCGAAGGCTTGCATGAATGCTCTTTCGGTTTTAATGCGGTGTAAATGGGATAACGAGATCCACAACCGGGCATCATCGTTGTACAACTTAATTGATATTCATAGCAAGACGGTTGCATCAATTGCCCACAAGGCAGAACCATTAGAGGCACATTTGTCTCATACTCCTGTGTGGAGGGACTCGACCGTTACCAACGGAAGGACGCCTAATGAATCTACAACCAATCTATGTTTTCTATCAGAAGTTCCGTCAGCGTTGTCATGTGATAATCCTTCCCGTTCGAAGAATTTACCGAACGGTGGGAAGTCTGTGTACTCAACTGGAGATGCTGTAAATACCGCGGGCAAAAGGGTTGCAAGCTTTCAGTTTGATGCATCCGATTTGGCTCAATTCCTCACAATGGACAGGCATATAGGATTTAATTGCAGTGTACAGATTTTCCTGCAATCAGTGCTTGAAGAGAAGCAAGAGCTATGCTTCTCGGTTGTTTCACTCCTTTGGCACAAGTTGATTGCGTCACCCGAAACACAACCTAGTGCAGAAAGTACGTCTGCGCAGCAAGGATGGAGACAG GTTGTTGATGCATTATGCAATGTTGTATCCGCATCACCGGCTAAAGCAGCTGCAGCAATTGTTCTTCAG GCGGAAAGGGAATTACAGCCTTGGATTGCCAAAGATGACGATCAAGGCCAGAAAATGTGGAAGGTTAACCAACGGATCGTAAAGCTAATGGTGGAATTGATGAGAAATTCTGATACCCCGGAGTCATTGGTCATACTGACAAGTGCTTCAGATCTTCTTCTACGTGCCACAGATGGAATGCTTGTTGATGGAGAAGCTTGCACCCTGCCTCAGTTGGAG CTGCTAGAGGCTACTGCCAGAGCAGTTCAAACTGTGCTGAAATGGGGCGAATCTGGATTAGCTGTTGCAGATGGCCTCTCTAATCTTTTGAAG TGCCGTCTACCAGCTACAGTTACGTGCCTCTCTCATCCAAGTGCACATGTGCGTGCTCTAAGCACATCGGTTCTTCGAGATATACAGCAGAACGGATCAATAAAACTGAGTTTTAAACAGGAAAATAAAAGTGGAATCCATGGATCACCCTTCCAATACTTACATTTAGGCATCATCGACTGGCACGCAGATATTGAAAGATGTTTGACATGGGAAGCTCATAGTCGACTATCACGGGCAAAGACTATCGAGTATCTCGATATGGCAGCAAAGGAATTAGGGTGTACAATAACCGTCTGA
- the LOC130810105 gene encoding uncharacterized protein LOC130810105, which translates to MLLAVEGGGFFSSSATGYSKGLTLLLLGQRSDEKHMRVAPWNQYQLVDQETESDLQLASGKNRLSRGCATFVCFGRASAGLDGQSPLKVGPTQPQVILPSGTVNESEKEHSTVDNNDNNVGNIMLKSSLKKPSNNTSQTTKSSDEQQPLSEESTDLPGHTERRKVQWTDACGKELAEIREFELSEHGDSDDEFVNGNGKACSCRIM; encoded by the exons ATGTTATTGGCAGTCGAAGGAGGAGGGTTTTTCTCTTCGTCAGCAACCGGGTATAGCAAGGGTCTGACCCTTTTACTTCTGGGTCAGAGGAGTGATGAGAAGCACATGAGAGTAGCTCCTTGGAATCAATACCAGTTGGTGGACCAGGAAACTGAAAGTGACCTCCAGCTGGCTTCTGGAAAGAACAGACTTTCCCGCGGGTGCGCTACCTTTGTGTGCTTTGGTCGCGCTTCCGCAGGACTTGATGGACAGTCACCACTTAAAGTAGGTCCCACACAACCTCAAGTTATCTTGCCAAGTGGTACTGTAAACGAGAGTGAAAAGGAACACAGCACTGTTGATAACAATGATAACAATGTTGGAAATATCATGCTCAAAAGTAGCCTGAAGAAGCCATCAAATAATACTTCACAAACTACAAAAAGCAGTGATGAGCAGCAGCCCCTGTCTGAAGAGAGTACTGATCTTCCTGGACACACAGAAAGGAGAAAAGTGCAGTGGACAGATGCATGTGGGAAAGAGCTTGCCGAGATCAGAGAATTTGAGCTCAG TGAACATGGCGATTCAGACGATGAATTTGTCAACGGAAATGGGAAGGCTTGTTCTTGTAGGATTATGTAA
- the LOC130810106 gene encoding light-harvesting complex-like protein OHP2, chloroplastic — protein MSVATSIPCIRLPSTTSSSSSTCSSTSFRLSYHGVGKPTRTLYFTVKSSQTEGPIRRPAMAPPPQPSPPSPTPPSPPSPAPPSKLPVAAVKMVEEDKNVVTLEFQRAKAKELQEYFKLKKLEEADQGPAFGFVPKNEINNGRWAMFGFAVGMLTEYATGSDFVDQVKLILSNLGIVDLE, from the exons ATGTCAGTAGCAACATCAATCCCATGTATAAGACTTCCTTctacaacttcttcttcttcttctacctGTTCGTCTACTTCTTTTAGGTTATCTTATCATGGTGTTGGTAAACCTACTAGAACTTTGTATTTTACTGTAAAGAGTTCTCAGACCGAGGGACCCATTCGAAGACCCGCTATGGCTCCTCCTCCTCAGCCGTCTCCTCCGTCTCCTACACCGCCGTCTCCTCCGTCTCCTGCACCGCCGTCTAAGCTTCCGGTTGCGGCTGTAAAGATGGTGGAGGAGGATAAGAATGTTGTTACGTTGGAGTTTCAAAGAGCTAAGGCTAAGGAACTTCAGGAATATTTTAAACTGAAGAAACTTGAGGAAGCTGATCAAGGTCCTGCTTTTGGGTTTGTTCCTAAAAATGAGATCAATAATGGCAG GTGGGCAATGTTTGGTTTTGCTGTTGGGATGTTAACAGAGTATGCAACTGGATCAGACTTTGTGGATCAAGTAAAACTCATCCTCTCCAATTTGGGGATTGTAGATTTAGAATGA